A window of the Ostrea edulis chromosome 1, xbOstEdul1.1, whole genome shotgun sequence genome harbors these coding sequences:
- the LOC125669924 gene encoding uncharacterized protein LOC125669924: protein MKTLEAVSSPPVKPLLDEPRLTATINTGYEYLYNVGCLSDEKLWTYGNIKIMKLLNLQDKLLTSIQTKSRNTPRDIAVTRDGDLVYTDINKTVNIVKNKQIETVVTLQGWTYRSVCSSSSGDLLVTMDSNYIKQSKVVRYFGSTEKQSIQFDYQDRPLYSSGYIKYISENRNLDICVADYGARAIVVVNQSGKLRFRYTGHPNDTKESFNPLGITTDSQSHILTTDHYNDRILILDQNGQFLSYIQNFDLLRPYGLCVAEWGTGKVKKIQYL from the coding sequence ATGAAGACActagaagctgtatcgtctcctccagtcaaaccactgcttgatgaaccGCGACTCACCGCCACCATAAATACTGGATATGAATATCTATACAATGTTGGCTGTCTCAGTGATGAAAAACTCTGGACGTAtggaaatatcaaaatcatgaaGCTCCTCAACCTCCAAGacaaactactgacatcaatccAAACCAAGTCAAGAAACACACCACgagacatagcagtgacacgggacggagatcttgtttatactgacatTAACAAAACTGTCAACATCGTGAAAAATAAACAGATAGAGACCGTggtcacactacaggggtggacaTATCGCAGTGTCTGTAGTTCCTCCTCAGGtgacctcctggttaccatggacAGTAATTATATCAAACAATCCAAAGTTGTGCGTTACTTtggctccacagagaaacaaagcattcagtttgattaTCAGGATcgtcctctctattcatctgGTTACATTAAATACATCAGTGAGAataggaacctggatatctgcGTGGCTGACTATGGAGCTAGAGCaatagtggtggtcaatcagtcaggaaaactccgatttagatacactggtcatcccaaTGATACCAAGGAATCGTTTAATCCATTGGGCATCACTACAGatagccagagtcacatcctgacaacAGACCATTACAATGACCGTATACTCATCCTAGATCAGAACGGACAGTTTCTCAGTTACATTCAGAACTTTGATTTACTCCGTCCATACGGTTTGTGTGTGGCTGAGTGGGGCACTggtaaagtgaagaaaatccaatatctataa
- the LOC130047005 gene encoding tripartite motif-containing protein 45-like, which yields MLHPRRSAQEVLLCDVCDTVPLQSHCELCNISLCTNCVGKHLSDFSKRHNVIPFLQRNSATNNPKCPTHADKHCELFCEKCDIPVCSTCVSSGKHKGHDLSEVLKEKQSKIQRIEIDLEELKTRIYPRYEEIVSVLQTEKEQLKTNYGKLTTAADQKGDVWHRKITEVEEMEKKHLAVLENQSDEIKHRITELRQIIPEENTGLQ from the coding sequence ATGCTAcatccccggcgcagtgctCAGGAAGTCCTGCTGTGCGACGTCTGTGATACTGTAcccctacagagtcactgtgaactTTGTAATATCAGTCTATGTACTAATTGTGTTGGTAAACACCTCTCGGATTTCTCTAAAAGACACAATGTCATACCCTTTTTACAAAGAAATTCTGCTACTAATAATCCAAAATGTCCAACGCATGCCGACAAACACTGCGAACTTTTCTGTGAGAAATGTGacattcctgtctgttctacctgcgtcTCCTCTGGtaaacacaaaggtcacgaTTTATCAGAAGTTCTGAAAGAAAAGCAATCTAAAATACAAAGGATAGAAATAGATTTGGAAGAACTCAAGACCAGAATATATCCCCGATATGAAGAGATTGTCTCCGTTCTCCAAACTGAGAAAGAACAGTTAAAAACGAATTACGGGAAACTGACAACAGCTGCCGACCAAAAAGGTGATGTCTGGCACCGAAAGATCACCGAAGTTGAggagatggaaaaaaaacacCTGGCTGTTCTAGAAAACCAATCAGATGAAATCAAACACAGGATTACAGAACTAAGACAAATAATACCTGAGGAAAATACTGGACTCCAATGA